A window from Nycticebus coucang isolate mNycCou1 chromosome X, mNycCou1.pri, whole genome shotgun sequence encodes these proteins:
- the LOC128577961 gene encoding T-complex protein 11 X-linked protein 2-like isoform X2 codes for MTEVKEVSLSLLLPRHIRLKNEIKEVLDMDLLKQEAEHGALDVSRLSNYILSLMTLLCAPVRDEAVKKLQSITDPVQLLRGIFHVLGLMKMDMANYTIQSIRPYLQEYSIQYERAKFQELLDKQPNLLDYTKKWLTKAATDLITPCLDSPDIPSSSSMACSTPDKAAKNSDPPNPIMVLYQGYLNLLLWDPENEEFPETLLMDRIRVQEMGSHLRHLTILASVLLVARSFSGSILFNSPGFVDKLKCITKAVTEEFNSKPEEAMLNVSEQVSQEIHCGLKDLGFTALSSENTVCLIGQLQNITKKENRVRSIIGVSATLP; via the exons ATGACAGAAGTTAAGGAGGTTTCGCTATCACTGCTATTACCACGCCACATCCGcctaaaaaatgagattaaagaagTTCTGGACATGGATCTCCTCAAGCAAGAAGCAGAACATGGAGCCCTAGATGTCTCTCGTCTCTCTAACTACATTCTTAGTTTGATGACCCTGCTATGTGCACCAGTTAGAGATGAAGCAGTAAAGAAACTACAGAGCATAACAGATCCAGTACAGTTACTGAGGGGCATCTTCCATGTTCTGGGCCTAATGAAAATGGACATGGCGAACTATACCATCCAGAGCATTCGACCCTACCTGCAGGAATATTCCATCCAGTATGAAAGAGCTAAATTCCAGGAACTCCTTGACAAACAACCCAATCTCCTTGATTACACCAAGAAATGGCTaaccaaagcagccacagacctCATTACACCATGTCTGGATTCTCCTGACATCCCCAGCTCCTCCAGCATGGCCTGTTCAACTCCAGACAAGGCAGCTAAGAATTCAGATCCTCCCAATCCCATAATGGTGCTATACCAGGGCTACCTGAATCTCCTCCTCTGGGatcctgaaaatgaagaattccctgagactctgctgatGGACAGAATCCGGGTCCAGGAAATGGGGTCCCATTTGCGCCACTTGACTATATTGGCCTCAGTCTTACTAGTGGCTAGAAGTTTCTCTGGTTCAATTTTATTCAACTCACCTGGATTTGTGGATAAACTGAAATGCATAACCAAGGCTGTGACTGAGGAATTTAACTCCAAGCCTGAAGAAGCTATGTTGAATGTGAGTGAACAGGTGTCTCAGGAAATTCATTGTGGCCTCAAGGACCTGGGCTTTACTGCCCTAAGCAGTGAAAACACAGTATGTCTTATAGGACAACTCCAGAAcatcaccaagaaagaaaaccGTGTCCGTAGTATCAT AGGAGTCTCTGCTACACTTCCCTGA
- the LOC128577961 gene encoding T-complex protein 11 X-linked protein 2-like isoform X1: MPKSEETVLQNDPNEAKCGAHNSETSEKNQEEEDFCLNNYSPRLIETINEVSRMSIAHEIMVNQDFYTEENVLSPNGLEDRFMETLYNVFWDHLREQLLSNPPKFTCALELMTEVKEVSLSLLLPRHIRLKNEIKEVLDMDLLKQEAEHGALDVSRLSNYILSLMTLLCAPVRDEAVKKLQSITDPVQLLRGIFHVLGLMKMDMANYTIQSIRPYLQEYSIQYERAKFQELLDKQPNLLDYTKKWLTKAATDLITPCLDSPDIPSSSSMACSTPDKAAKNSDPPNPIMVLYQGYLNLLLWDPENEEFPETLLMDRIRVQEMGSHLRHLTILASVLLVARSFSGSILFNSPGFVDKLKCITKAVTEEFNSKPEEAMLNVSEQVSQEIHCGLKDLGFTALSSENTVCLIGQLQNITKKENRVRSIIDQRLLLFLKCCLVRGMQESLLHFPEGLNHIEGELTELGRKFVKLMHHNQQVFGPYYAEILKNVDTLVQAQETEVEPI, encoded by the coding sequence ATGCCCAAGAGTGAGGAAACTGTACTCCAAAATGATCCTAATGAAGCAAAGTGTGGAGCCCATAATTctgaaacatcagagaagaacCAAGAAGAGGAAGACTTCTGTTTAAATAACTACTCTCCTCGTCTAATAGAAACAATTAACGAAGTTTCCAGGATGAGCATTGCTCATGAAATCATGGTAAATCAAGATTTCTACACGGAAGAGAATGTTTTATCTCCAAACGGTCTGGAAGACAGGTTCATGGAGACATTGTACAATGTTTTTTGGGACCATTTAAGAGAACAACTCTTGAGTAATCCTCCCAAATTCACTTGTGCTCTTGAACTTATGACAGAAGTTAAGGAGGTTTCGCTATCACTGCTATTACCACGCCACATCCGcctaaaaaatgagattaaagaagTTCTGGACATGGATCTCCTCAAGCAAGAAGCAGAACATGGAGCCCTAGATGTCTCTCGTCTCTCTAACTACATTCTTAGTTTGATGACCCTGCTATGTGCACCAGTTAGAGATGAAGCAGTAAAGAAACTACAGAGCATAACAGATCCAGTACAGTTACTGAGGGGCATCTTCCATGTTCTGGGCCTAATGAAAATGGACATGGCGAACTATACCATCCAGAGCATTCGACCCTACCTGCAGGAATATTCCATCCAGTATGAAAGAGCTAAATTCCAGGAACTCCTTGACAAACAACCCAATCTCCTTGATTACACCAAGAAATGGCTaaccaaagcagccacagacctCATTACACCATGTCTGGATTCTCCTGACATCCCCAGCTCCTCCAGCATGGCCTGTTCAACTCCAGACAAGGCAGCTAAGAATTCAGATCCTCCCAATCCCATAATGGTGCTATACCAGGGCTACCTGAATCTCCTCCTCTGGGatcctgaaaatgaagaattccctgagactctgctgatGGACAGAATCCGGGTCCAGGAAATGGGGTCCCATTTGCGCCACTTGACTATATTGGCCTCAGTCTTACTAGTGGCTAGAAGTTTCTCTGGTTCAATTTTATTCAACTCACCTGGATTTGTGGATAAACTGAAATGCATAACCAAGGCTGTGACTGAGGAATTTAACTCCAAGCCTGAAGAAGCTATGTTGAATGTGAGTGAACAGGTGTCTCAGGAAATTCATTGTGGCCTCAAGGACCTGGGCTTTACTGCCCTAAGCAGTGAAAACACAGTATGTCTTATAGGACAACTCCAGAAcatcaccaagaaagaaaaccGTGTCCGTAGTATCATTGATCAGCGcctccttttgtttctcaaatgctGTTTGGTTCGTGGCATGCAGGAGTCTCTGCTACACTTCCCTGAAGGCCTTAATCACATCGAAGGAGAGTTGACAGAACTAGGCCGGAAGTTTGTCAAGCTGATGCATCATAATCAGCAGGTATTTGGCCCATACTATGCTGAGATCCTAAAAAATGTCGATACTCTAGTTCAAGCACAAGAAACAGAAGTGGAACCTATCTGA